A region from the Halosolutus gelatinilyticus genome encodes:
- the glmS gene encoding glutamine--fructose-6-phosphate transaminase (isomerizing): MCGIIARIGQGEAADTLLSGLENLEYRGYDSAGIAVQNGSGVKVHKCSGEVADLKSTLDSRPHGNMGIGHTRWSTHGPPTDENAHPHTDMARNVAVVHNGVIDNYDELRADLQAKGHEFESDTDTEVIPHLIAEYRETIGDTEAAVRRAVETLEGSYAIAAIVDGEERVYAARKGSPLVLGLDDEEWFLASDVPAFLDHTEDVIYLEDGDLVVLDPDAYRITDLAGNPVERPVDTVDWDPEDAGKGEYDHYMLKEIHTQPTALSNAIEGRIDDGDAAFEDLSDGAFADVDTVQFVACGTSYHAAMYGGQLLRTAGVRTEVLRASEYDVTSGPVDENTLVVAVTQSGETADTLDAVREATSRGARSLAVTNVVGSTAAREADDAIYIRAGPEVGVAATKTYSSQAVTLALLTQRIAADIPDATPAADREAMFDALADLPRHVETVLETTDAEALAREYFDSESYFFIGNGFGHSVALEGALKFKEITYEHAEGFASGELKHGPLALVTEESPVFAVYTGGDDEKTKTNAIEAQSRGAPIVAVGPEDHPLVDVADAHLSVPDTHPVWAGLLANVQLQLLSYHAAKLLDRPIDKPRNLAKSVTVE, from the coding sequence ATGTGCGGGATAATCGCGCGCATCGGACAGGGAGAAGCGGCGGACACGCTGCTCTCGGGGCTCGAAAACCTCGAGTACCGCGGCTACGACTCGGCGGGCATCGCCGTCCAGAACGGCTCGGGCGTCAAGGTCCACAAGTGTTCCGGCGAAGTGGCCGACCTCAAATCGACGCTCGACTCGCGGCCCCACGGGAACATGGGCATCGGCCACACCCGCTGGAGTACCCACGGCCCTCCCACCGACGAGAACGCCCACCCGCACACGGACATGGCGCGTAACGTCGCGGTCGTCCACAACGGCGTCATCGACAACTACGACGAACTCAGGGCCGACCTCCAGGCGAAGGGCCACGAGTTCGAAAGCGACACCGACACGGAGGTCATCCCGCACCTGATCGCCGAGTACCGAGAAACGATCGGCGACACCGAGGCGGCCGTCCGCCGAGCCGTCGAGACGCTCGAGGGCAGCTACGCGATCGCCGCGATCGTCGACGGCGAAGAGCGGGTCTACGCGGCGCGAAAGGGATCGCCGCTCGTCCTCGGACTGGACGACGAGGAGTGGTTCCTCGCCAGCGACGTCCCGGCGTTCCTCGATCACACCGAGGACGTGATCTACCTCGAGGACGGCGACCTCGTCGTCCTCGATCCGGACGCCTACCGGATCACCGACCTGGCGGGGAACCCGGTCGAGCGTCCGGTCGACACCGTCGACTGGGACCCCGAAGACGCAGGAAAGGGCGAGTACGACCACTACATGCTCAAGGAGATCCACACCCAGCCGACGGCCCTCTCGAACGCGATCGAGGGTCGGATCGACGACGGCGACGCCGCGTTCGAGGACCTGTCGGACGGGGCGTTCGCGGACGTCGACACCGTCCAGTTCGTCGCCTGCGGCACCTCCTATCACGCGGCGATGTACGGCGGGCAGCTACTCCGGACGGCCGGCGTCCGGACGGAAGTCCTCCGCGCGAGCGAGTACGACGTGACGTCCGGCCCGGTCGACGAGAACACGCTCGTCGTCGCGGTCACCCAGAGCGGCGAAACGGCGGATACGCTCGATGCGGTCCGAGAAGCGACGAGCCGCGGTGCGCGATCGCTCGCCGTCACCAACGTGGTCGGCTCGACCGCCGCGCGAGAAGCGGACGACGCGATCTACATCCGGGCCGGGCCGGAGGTCGGCGTCGCGGCAACGAAGACCTACTCCTCGCAGGCGGTCACGCTCGCGCTGCTCACCCAGCGCATCGCCGCCGACATCCCGGACGCGACGCCCGCGGCGGACCGCGAGGCCATGTTCGACGCGCTCGCGGATCTCCCCCGGCACGTCGAAACCGTCCTGGAGACGACCGACGCGGAGGCGCTCGCCCGCGAGTACTTCGACAGCGAGTCGTACTTCTTCATCGGCAACGGGTTCGGCCACTCGGTGGCCCTCGAGGGCGCGTTGAAGTTCAAGGAGATCACCTACGAGCACGCAGAAGGGTTCGCCTCCGGCGAGCTCAAACACGGCCCGCTCGCCCTCGTGACCGAGGAGTCGCCCGTGTTCGCGGTCTACACCGGCGGCGACGACGAAAAGACGAAGACGAACGCGATCGAGGCCCAGTCCCGCGGCGCGCCGATCGTCGCCGTCGGCCCGGAGGACCACCCGCTGGTCGACGTCGCCGACGCACACCTCTCGGTCCCCGACACGCATCCCGTCTGGGCGGGACTGCTCGCGAACGTCCAGCTCCAGTTGCTCTCCTATCACGCGGCGAAACTCCTCGATCGACCGATCGACAAGCCGCGCAACCTCGCGAAGAGCGTGACGGTCGAGTGA
- a CDS encoding helix-turn-helix transcriptional regulator — MASTSQIGVGIPLEAVRSTRSIETAPAAIADHGAHAITARAIFPAIDDRPGGPLSWLQLLRASSIWETALIAVLFLLISWLVGLRVAEALSERGAGIAPLRSPTTDANESDESDESNTTDETERSRTHDHRAYEHYLSPETPPELLSDEGRVVRLLVANQGRIRQHQIADETGWSKSKVSRICSQMSADGTIEKRSVGRENVIILRDGSSDEDRSDDVENPLP, encoded by the coding sequence ATGGCGTCCACTTCCCAGATCGGAGTCGGAATCCCGTTGGAGGCGGTTCGTAGCACCCGCTCGATCGAGACGGCTCCGGCTGCGATCGCCGATCACGGCGCGCACGCGATCACGGCGAGGGCGATTTTCCCGGCGATCGACGATCGACCCGGGGGCCCGTTGTCCTGGCTGCAACTGCTTCGCGCGTCGTCGATCTGGGAGACGGCCCTGATCGCGGTGCTGTTCCTACTAATCAGCTGGCTCGTCGGGCTTCGAGTGGCTGAAGCGTTGTCGGAACGCGGCGCCGGAATCGCACCGCTCCGGTCGCCGACGACCGACGCGAACGAATCGGACGAATCGGACGAATCAAACACAACGGACGAAACGGAACGGTCACGCACCCACGACCACCGGGCGTACGAACACTATCTCTCACCCGAGACCCCACCCGAACTCCTGAGCGACGAAGGGAGGGTAGTCCGCCTGCTCGTCGCGAATCAGGGACGCATTCGTCAGCACCAGATTGCGGACGAAACCGGGTGGTCGAAGTCGAAAGTGAGTCGGATCTGCTCGCAGATGAGCGCGGACGGCACGATCGAGAAACGATCGGTCGGCCGCGAGAACGTCATCATCTTGCGCGACGGATCGTCGGACGAAGACCGGTCGGACGACGTCGAAAACCCGCTTCCCTGA
- a CDS encoding nucleotide sugar dehydrogenase, with the protein MTTTLSDTETRADERANDERDEGVSRSEISYEHAAESSAREATICVVGLGYVGLPLAVGFAQSDYRVIGYDVDESTVERLQAGFDTTGDLSNEAVRNDDISYTTDASEIADADYVIVAVPTPIDDADRPDLSYVESAATTVGSKMKPGTTVVLESTVYPGTTREALVPALEAASELTAGEDFFVGYSPERATPGDPDHGLADVVKVVSAQNETVLDDVATLYESIVDAGVHRAPSIEVAEACKVVENTQRDVNIAFVNELSMALERMGVDAEAVLEAAGTKWNFHDYRPGLVGGHCIPVDPYFFAYRSARDGYEPELVRTSRQVNESVPDHVAKLTIKALNECNKTLRESRVLVMGLAYKPGVGDIRSSKVSNVVDSLQEYDVDVEGFDPFADDEAVRDAFDLDVQETLTFEGVDAILLATPHDEFEQLDLEAVTAELEADPALVDVTGALDEAAAVEAGFVYRRL; encoded by the coding sequence ATGACCACGACACTCAGCGACACGGAAACGCGAGCGGACGAGCGAGCGAACGACGAGCGCGACGAGGGGGTGTCCCGCTCGGAGATCTCTTACGAGCACGCCGCCGAGTCGTCCGCGCGCGAAGCGACGATCTGCGTCGTCGGCCTGGGCTACGTCGGCCTCCCGCTCGCCGTCGGGTTCGCGCAGTCGGACTACCGCGTGATCGGGTACGACGTCGACGAGTCGACGGTCGAACGGCTGCAGGCGGGATTCGACACGACGGGTGACCTCTCGAACGAAGCGGTTCGAAACGACGACATCTCCTACACCACGGACGCGAGCGAGATCGCCGACGCGGATTACGTCATCGTCGCCGTGCCGACGCCGATCGACGACGCCGATCGGCCGGACCTGAGCTACGTTGAGAGCGCCGCGACGACCGTCGGATCGAAGATGAAGCCGGGAACGACTGTCGTTCTCGAGTCGACCGTCTACCCGGGAACGACTCGAGAAGCCCTCGTCCCGGCGCTCGAAGCGGCCTCCGAGCTCACCGCCGGCGAGGATTTCTTCGTCGGCTACTCGCCGGAGCGGGCCACGCCGGGCGATCCCGACCACGGCCTGGCGGACGTCGTTAAAGTCGTCAGCGCGCAGAACGAGACGGTGCTCGACGACGTGGCGACGCTGTACGAGTCGATCGTTGACGCGGGCGTTCACCGCGCCCCGTCGATCGAAGTCGCCGAAGCGTGCAAGGTCGTCGAGAACACCCAGCGCGACGTCAACATCGCGTTCGTCAACGAGCTGTCGATGGCGCTCGAACGGATGGGCGTCGACGCGGAGGCGGTCCTCGAAGCGGCGGGTACGAAGTGGAACTTCCACGACTACCGTCCGGGACTGGTCGGCGGGCACTGCATCCCGGTCGATCCGTACTTCTTCGCGTACCGATCGGCCCGCGACGGGTACGAACCCGAACTCGTGCGCACGAGCCGGCAGGTCAATGAGTCGGTCCCGGACCACGTCGCGAAGCTGACGATCAAGGCCCTCAACGAGTGCAACAAGACCCTGCGCGAGAGTCGCGTGCTGGTCATGGGGCTGGCGTACAAGCCGGGCGTCGGCGACATCCGCAGTTCGAAGGTCTCGAACGTCGTCGACTCGCTTCAGGAGTACGACGTCGACGTCGAGGGCTTCGACCCGTTCGCGGACGACGAGGCGGTTCGGGACGCGTTCGATCTCGACGTCCAGGAGACCCTCACCTTCGAAGGCGTCGACGCGATCCTGCTCGCGACGCCGCACGATGAGTTCGAACAGCTCGATCTCGAGGCCGTGACCGCCGAGCTCGAAGCCGATCCCGCGCTGGTCGACGTGACCGGCGCCCTCGACGAAGCGGCGGCCGTCGAGGCTGGATTCGTCTACCGGAGGTTGTGA
- a CDS encoding DUF354 domain-containing protein: protein MRAVITIQHPGHVHFFRHPIAELEARGHEIHVFARENDVAIDLLEAYDIDHEVLAGESGGLLSLAAVQATYETRLLRRARRIDPDVIAAIGGVAAAHVASALRTTSVVFYDTEHATLITRLGYPFADVICTPSCYRDEIGPKQVTYPGYHELAYLHPDRFEPDSSVRESVGLEPGERFAVVRLSSWEASHDVGHGGFDDPREVVERLEEAGLEVLLAAEGEPPADLESYQFATSPDRMHDLLACADVVLSEGATTAAEAAVLGTPAVYVNALSLGYTADIEEYGLLFGYHGESRHIRGLEQAVAIAEQDDAPWERLRDRLLADRIDVTEFVVRQIEKHARASASNRSTAAANASHS from the coding sequence ATGCGAGCCGTGATAACGATCCAGCACCCCGGCCACGTCCACTTCTTCCGGCATCCGATCGCGGAACTCGAGGCGCGGGGCCACGAGATCCACGTCTTCGCCCGCGAGAACGACGTGGCGATCGACCTCCTCGAGGCGTACGACATCGACCACGAGGTGTTGGCCGGCGAATCGGGCGGATTGCTCTCGCTCGCGGCCGTCCAGGCGACCTACGAGACGCGGCTACTACGACGGGCGCGGCGGATCGATCCCGACGTCATCGCGGCCATCGGCGGCGTCGCCGCCGCCCACGTCGCGTCCGCGTTGCGCACGACGAGCGTCGTCTTCTACGACACGGAACACGCGACGCTGATCACCAGGCTCGGCTATCCGTTCGCGGACGTGATCTGCACGCCGTCGTGCTACCGCGACGAGATCGGACCGAAACAGGTGACGTACCCGGGCTACCACGAACTGGCCTACCTGCACCCCGATCGGTTCGAGCCGGACTCGTCCGTTCGCGAGTCCGTCGGCCTCGAACCTGGCGAGCGGTTCGCCGTCGTTCGCCTCAGCAGCTGGGAGGCGTCCCACGACGTCGGTCACGGCGGGTTCGACGATCCGCGCGAGGTCGTCGAACGGCTCGAAGAGGCGGGTCTCGAGGTCCTGCTCGCCGCGGAGGGGGAGCCGCCGGCCGACCTCGAATCGTACCAGTTCGCGACCTCGCCGGACCGGATGCACGACCTGCTGGCCTGCGCCGACGTCGTGTTGAGCGAGGGGGCGACGACCGCGGCGGAAGCCGCCGTGCTCGGCACGCCGGCGGTGTACGTGAACGCGCTCTCGCTGGGATACACGGCCGACATCGAGGAGTACGGCCTCCTGTTCGGCTACCACGGCGAGTCGCGCCACATCCGCGGGCTCGAACAGGCGGTGGCGATCGCCGAACAGGACGACGCGCCGTGGGAGCGCCTCCGCGATCGATTGCTCGCCGATCGGATCGACGTGACCGAGTTCGTCGTCCGACAGATCGAAAAGCACGCGCGGGCGTCCGCGTCGAACCGATCGACGGCGGCGGCCAACGCGTCCCACTCATGA
- a CDS encoding glycosyltransferase: MNVLQLVTSPRPFFDQQISALEDRGVDCTVLPVPGEYSGDSSRSPTDYVRYYPEILSAVRSTEYDLVHANYGLVAPFALAQPTRPVVLTLWGTDLMSQRGWLRSLSRYGARRADAAVVPSRTLSRELETDHEVIPFGVDTDLFRPIARAEARERVGWETDRPIALFPYDRTRSVKDFPRARRLVERADADLELRTVSGVDHEEIPYYMNASDVLLVTSRRESGPMVVKEAAACNLPIVSTDVGFVRETIDGATNCVVSDDDRDLIDGLERVVADGDRSDAREALDGIGRESLADDLLGVYRRILDRSEGRPSPREVSHEI, translated from the coding sequence ATGAACGTCCTCCAGCTGGTCACCTCGCCGCGGCCGTTCTTCGACCAGCAGATTTCGGCGCTCGAGGATCGCGGCGTCGACTGTACGGTCCTCCCCGTACCCGGAGAGTACAGCGGCGACTCCTCTCGGTCGCCGACGGACTACGTGCGGTACTATCCTGAGATCCTCTCGGCGGTTCGTTCGACCGAGTACGACCTCGTCCACGCGAACTACGGGCTCGTCGCGCCGTTCGCGCTCGCGCAGCCGACCCGGCCGGTAGTGCTGACCCTGTGGGGGACGGACCTGATGAGCCAGCGGGGGTGGCTCCGGTCGCTCAGCCGCTACGGCGCCCGTCGGGCGGACGCCGCGGTCGTTCCGAGTCGAACCTTATCGCGCGAACTCGAGACCGACCATGAAGTGATCCCGTTCGGCGTCGACACCGACCTGTTCAGGCCGATCGCGCGGGCCGAAGCCCGCGAGCGCGTCGGCTGGGAGACCGACCGCCCGATCGCGCTGTTTCCCTACGACCGGACCCGATCGGTCAAGGACTTTCCGCGGGCGCGCCGCCTCGTCGAGCGGGCCGACGCCGACCTCGAGCTACGGACGGTCTCCGGCGTCGACCACGAGGAGATCCCCTACTACATGAACGCCAGCGACGTCCTGCTGGTCACCTCGAGGCGGGAGAGCGGCCCGATGGTCGTCAAGGAGGCCGCCGCGTGCAACCTGCCGATCGTCTCGACCGACGTCGGCTTCGTCCGCGAAACGATCGACGGCGCGACGAACTGCGTCGTCAGCGACGACGACCGCGACCTGATCGACGGCCTCGAACGAGTCGTCGCCGACGGGGACCGATCCGACGCTCGCGAAGCGCTCGACGGGATCGGTCGCGAGTCGCTGGCCGACGACCTCCTCGGCGTGTATCGCCGGATCCTCGATCGGTCCGAGGGACGGCCCAGTCCAAGGGAGGTGAGCCATGAAATATAG
- a CDS encoding glycosyltransferase family 39 protein: MKYRSLSELRPLRLDTVAAIGGLLIALMLLPLRLLASQIYLNTVPVVLGTACALYLLSLYQEDDARAFPTLPSSVSMALPGVVLTGLAGLVALTVLQGARTDLFFALASVVGTLVVAQIVFTSDRDYHNALVLLQIVLFALVFRFTALYATPGYVGIDVWTHTELIEGILSERSLGAISDDKHYASPFYHLLVAASALLYDVPVRTALFLSIGLAMPLSILLVYAGTNLLVSERWATLAAAFYAFASHVVMWGIHLIPTSLGLVFFLGLVYALIRVMRIEYTIRDFSVLLLLSVAVILTHQVSTFITLVLLLAAFIAQVVFVVGPLGLTRLDANVFRAKKPVNLVGLVVFNVGLTIFVWSLTPYRKNSFLETVLSFFAQTVKESAGFLNIASGSGDPAEAGGPDGPPTLLEQLVPYVDNLGFLLLLGATFVGCLYIVHRRRAEQSVFTLMLAAAFMLVFVMGFPMFGIHTFIPTRWFAFLYAPMAILGAIGLRTLSGTLTPKLVVSVLLLFVLVYPGAMVLAAESNIDNPVFDDQHERLAYDESELAAARSIAELTGSPDGSEIRPDQRLYTDHPYQTLLDRTGAYPSTTTATVPENGSATHNYTVYRTTQSSDAIYFDDENGYGRIEQISRERLCRPGQATVYTNGDVTMCTPSPASG, encoded by the coding sequence ATGAAATATAGATCGCTCTCCGAACTCCGGCCGCTGCGCCTCGACACGGTGGCGGCGATCGGCGGCCTCCTGATCGCGCTGATGCTGTTGCCGCTGCGGCTGCTGGCGTCGCAGATCTACCTCAACACCGTCCCGGTCGTCCTCGGCACCGCGTGCGCGTTGTACCTCCTCTCGCTCTACCAGGAGGACGACGCGCGGGCGTTCCCGACGCTACCGTCGTCGGTGTCGATGGCGCTCCCGGGCGTCGTCCTGACCGGGCTGGCGGGGCTCGTCGCCCTGACGGTACTCCAGGGGGCGCGAACGGACCTCTTCTTCGCGCTGGCGAGCGTCGTCGGTACGCTCGTGGTCGCGCAGATCGTCTTCACGAGCGATCGCGACTATCACAACGCGCTGGTGTTGCTCCAGATCGTCCTGTTCGCGCTCGTCTTCCGGTTCACCGCTCTGTACGCGACGCCTGGATACGTCGGAATCGACGTCTGGACGCACACGGAACTGATAGAGGGGATCCTCTCGGAGCGATCGCTCGGCGCGATCTCGGACGACAAGCACTACGCGTCGCCGTTCTACCATCTGCTGGTCGCGGCATCGGCGCTGCTGTACGACGTTCCGGTGCGGACCGCGCTGTTCCTCTCGATCGGCCTCGCGATGCCGCTGTCGATCCTGCTGGTCTACGCCGGCACGAACCTGCTCGTCTCGGAGCGGTGGGCGACGCTCGCGGCCGCGTTCTACGCGTTCGCAAGCCACGTCGTGATGTGGGGGATCCACCTCATCCCCACGAGCCTCGGGCTGGTGTTCTTCCTCGGGTTGGTGTACGCGCTGATCCGGGTAATGCGGATCGAGTACACGATCCGGGACTTCTCGGTGTTGCTCCTGTTGAGCGTCGCCGTGATCCTCACCCACCAGGTGTCGACGTTCATCACGCTCGTGTTGTTGCTGGCGGCGTTCATCGCTCAGGTGGTGTTCGTCGTCGGCCCGCTCGGGCTGACGCGGCTCGACGCGAACGTCTTCCGGGCGAAGAAGCCGGTCAACCTCGTCGGGCTCGTCGTCTTCAACGTCGGGCTGACGATCTTCGTCTGGTCGCTGACGCCCTACCGGAAGAACTCGTTTCTGGAGACGGTCCTGAGCTTCTTCGCCCAGACCGTCAAGGAGAGCGCCGGCTTCCTCAACATCGCAAGCGGGTCGGGCGACCCCGCCGAGGCGGGCGGCCCCGACGGCCCGCCCACACTGCTCGAACAGCTCGTTCCCTACGTGGACAACCTCGGGTTTCTGTTATTGCTCGGCGCCACGTTCGTGGGTTGCCTGTACATCGTCCACCGTCGACGCGCCGAGCAGTCGGTGTTCACGCTCATGCTGGCCGCGGCGTTCATGCTGGTGTTCGTCATGGGCTTCCCGATGTTCGGGATCCACACGTTCATCCCGACGCGCTGGTTCGCGTTCCTCTACGCGCCGATGGCGATCCTCGGCGCGATCGGACTGCGAACGCTCAGCGGAACGCTCACGCCGAAGCTCGTCGTCTCCGTGCTGCTGTTGTTCGTGCTGGTGTATCCGGGAGCGATGGTGCTCGCCGCCGAGAGCAACATCGACAACCCCGTCTTCGACGATCAGCACGAACGGCTGGCCTACGACGAGTCGGAACTCGCGGCGGCCCGATCGATCGCCGAGTTGACCGGCTCGCCGGACGGCAGCGAGATCCGTCCCGATCAGCGACTGTACACCGATCACCCGTACCAGACGCTGCTCGATCGAACGGGCGCGTATCCGTCGACGACGACGGCGACAGTACCGGAAAACGGGAGTGCCACGCACAATTATACGGTCTACCGGACGACCCAGTCGTCCGACGCGATCTACTTCGACGACGAGAATGGGTACGGCCGGATCGAACAGATCTCGCGAGAGCGGCTGTGCCGGCCGGGGCAGGCGACAGTCTACACGAACGGCGACGTGACGATGTGCACGCCGTCGCCGGCGTCCGGCTAA